In Acidobacteriota bacterium, a genomic segment contains:
- the dnaK gene encoding molecular chaperone DnaK: MSKIIGIDLGTTNSVVAVMEGGEPAVIANQEGSRLTPSVVAFAKSGERLVGQVAKRQAVTNPENTVFSIKRFMGRRYDEVSEEMKMVPYRVTSDGDRVVVTVTASGKEERFAPPQLSAMVLQKLKQAAEEYLGQPVTRAVITVPAYFNDAQRQATKEAGQIAGLEVMRIVNEPTAAALAYGLDKKKDETIAVYDFGGGTFDISILEVGEGVVEVKSTNGDTHLGGDNLDQRVIDWIVTEFKREEGIDLSKDRMALQRLKEAAEKAKMELSTVMETDISLPFITADQSGPKHLALKLSRAKFESLVEDLLQKTIGPCRQALADAGLSSTQIDEVVLVGGSTRIPRVQQLVREFFGREPHKGVNPDEVVAIGAGVQAGVLAGEVKDLLLLDVTPLSLGIETLGGVLTTLIPRNTTIPTRKSEVFSTAADSQTSVEVHVLQGERPMARDNRTLGRFHLVGIPPAPRGIPQIEVTFDIDANGIVNVSAKDRGTGKEQKITITASSGLSKDEVDRMMREAESHAEDDKRKREEIESRNRADQAVYGAERMLQDAGDKLSAADKQPVQDAIDVLKKALEQNDAAAMEAGMQQLTAAQHKAAEALYRQTQSAGAPGGPETSGPGGQASGPSGDVIDAEVVDDEKK, from the coding sequence ATGAGCAAGATCATCGGTATCGATCTCGGCACCACCAACTCCGTCGTCGCCGTCATGGAGGGTGGCGAGCCGGCGGTGATTGCCAACCAGGAGGGCAGCCGGCTGACGCCGTCCGTCGTGGCGTTCGCCAAGTCGGGGGAGCGGCTGGTCGGCCAGGTGGCCAAGCGCCAGGCCGTGACCAACCCCGAGAACACCGTGTTCTCGATCAAGCGGTTCATGGGGCGTCGGTACGACGAGGTCTCGGAAGAGATGAAGATGGTGCCGTATCGCGTCACGAGCGACGGTGACCGCGTCGTCGTGACGGTGACCGCGAGCGGCAAGGAGGAGCGCTTCGCGCCGCCGCAGTTGTCGGCGATGGTCCTCCAGAAGCTCAAGCAGGCCGCCGAGGAGTATCTGGGCCAGCCGGTCACGCGGGCGGTCATCACCGTGCCCGCCTACTTCAACGACGCGCAGCGCCAGGCGACCAAGGAGGCGGGGCAGATTGCCGGCCTCGAGGTCATGCGCATCGTCAACGAGCCCACCGCCGCGGCCCTGGCCTACGGCCTCGACAAGAAGAAAGACGAGACCATCGCGGTCTACGACTTCGGCGGCGGCACCTTCGACATCTCGATCCTGGAGGTTGGCGAGGGCGTCGTCGAGGTCAAGTCGACCAACGGCGATACGCACCTTGGCGGCGACAACCTCGATCAGCGCGTCATCGACTGGATCGTCACCGAGTTCAAGCGGGAGGAAGGCATCGACCTCTCGAAGGATCGCATGGCCCTCCAGCGGCTGAAGGAGGCGGCCGAGAAGGCGAAGATGGAGCTCTCCACGGTGATGGAGACCGACATCAGCCTGCCGTTCATCACGGCGGATCAGTCGGGGCCGAAGCACCTCGCGCTGAAGCTGTCGCGCGCGAAGTTCGAGTCGCTCGTCGAGGACCTGCTCCAGAAAACCATCGGGCCGTGCCGGCAGGCGCTCGCCGACGCCGGTCTCTCGTCGACGCAGATCGACGAGGTCGTGCTCGTCGGCGGGTCGACGCGCATCCCGCGCGTGCAGCAGCTCGTGCGCGAGTTCTTCGGGCGGGAGCCCCACAAGGGCGTCAACCCCGACGAGGTCGTCGCGATCGGGGCGGGCGTCCAGGCCGGCGTGCTCGCCGGTGAGGTGAAGGACCTCCTGCTGCTCGACGTGACACCGCTCTCGCTCGGCATCGAGACGCTCGGGGGCGTGCTGACCACGCTGATCCCGCGCAACACGACGATTCCGACTCGCAAGAGCGAGGTGTTCTCGACGGCGGCCGACAGCCAGACGAGCGTCGAGGTCCACGTGCTCCAGGGCGAGCGGCCCATGGCACGCGACAACCGGACGCTCGGCCGCTTCCACCTCGTGGGAATCCCGCCGGCGCCGAGGGGCATCCCGCAGATCGAGGTGACGTTCGACATCGACGCCAACGGCATCGTCAACGTCAGCGCGAAGGACCGTGGCACGGGCAAGGAGCAGAAGATCACGATCACCGCGTCGAGCGGGCTCAGCAAGGACGAGGTCGATCGCATGATGCGCGAGGCCGAGTCGCACGCCGAGGACGACAAGCGCAAGCGGGAGGAGATCGAGAGCCGCAACCGCGCCGACCAGGCCGTGTACGGCGCCGAGCGCATGCTGCAGGACGCGGGCGACAAGCTGTCGGCCGCCGACAAGCAGCCGGTTCAGGATGCCATCGACGTGCTCAAGAAGGCCCTCGAGCAGAACGACGCCGCGGCGATGGAGGCCGGCATGCAGCAGCTGACGGCGGCACAGCACAAGGCCGCCGAAGCCCTCTACCGCCAGACGCAGAGTGCCGGGGCGCCCGGAGGGCCCGAGACGTCCGGC